A part of Cervus elaphus chromosome 11, mCerEla1.1, whole genome shotgun sequence genomic DNA contains:
- the LOC122702750 gene encoding 40S ribosomal protein S24-like — protein sequence MNDTVTIRTRKFMTNRLLQRKQMVIDVLHPGKAAVPKAEIWEKLAKMYKTTPDVIFVFGFRTHFSGGKTTGFGMIYDSLDYAKKNEPKHRLARHGLYEKKKTSRTQRKERKNRMKKVRGTAKANVGAGKK from the coding sequence ATGAACGACACAGTAACTATCCGGACCAGGAAGTTTATGACCAACCGACTGCTGCAGCGGAAACAAATGGTCATTGATGTTCTTCACCCTGGAAAGGCAGCAGTACCTAAAGCAGAAATTTGGGAAAAACTGGCCAAAATGTACAAGACCACACCAGATGTCATCTTTGTATTTGGATTCAGAACCCATTTCAGTGGAGGCAAGACAACTGGCTTCGGCATGATTTACGATTCCTTGGATTACGCGAAGAAGAATGAGCCCAAACACAGGCTTGCAAGACATGGCCTGtatgagaagaaaaagacctcAAGAACACAGCGAAAAGAACGCaagaacagaatgaagaaagtCAGGGGGACTGCAAAGGCCAATGTTGGTGCTGGCAAAAAGTGA